From the genome of Bacteroidia bacterium:
AATCAGGGTTGCGGACTTAAGAGTTATGGGTCGTGCAACTCAGGGTGTTAGATTGATTAATATCAAAGACAATGATATGATTGCATCTGTAGCCAGAGTAAAATATGATCCTGATGCTGATATTGAAGAAGATTTTGAACAAGTTACAGATCCAAATGTTATTATTCCCGATGTGGAAGGTGCTGATAACGGAGATAATGTTAACCCTGAAAATGCCGATGAAACCCCAGAAGAGTAACATCAATAATGAAACCGTTCCGTTGGTAAAACGGAACGGCATAATAATTGAATAACATGATGTATAAAGTAAATTTGTAATAGTATGAAGAAGATATCAATAACAGTATTAATGTTCGCACTGCTTGCCTTCAGTGGAAATGTGTTTGCTCAATCACATAAATTGACAGATGCATGGTTTGCCATGAAAAATAATGACCTTGTACGTGCAAAACAATCCATAGATGAAGCCTATGAACATGAAACCACAAAAGGTACGGCTAAAATGTATTATTATCGAGGATTGGTGTATATGCAAATTGCAGCCAATGCCCAAGATGATGTAAAATTTAAAGAGTTGGATTCTCAAGCATCTCTGAAATCAGCTGAATCTTTTTATCAATACTTGATTTCAACAGAGAAAAAGAAAAAAGGTGAGTTAGAAGATGTTTATGCAAACATGCTTTATTCAGCCAATTTCTGTTTAGTAGATGCAGGTGCTTTTGCTGACAAAGGTCAATATCAACTCGCTGTGAAATATGCAGAGGCTGCATATCATTTGACCTTGCATGATGAGAAACAAAATCTTAAACAAAATGGTATTACCACCAACAAGGCTTTGCTCAGCATGTATTATTATGCAAATGAAGGTGGTGATAGAGTGAATTCAAGAAAATTCTTGAATATGTTGATTGATAATAAGTATGATGAACCTCAATTATATATTTTCCTTGCTCAATCTTATTTCCAAGAAGGTGATTCAGCAACAGGAATTCAGGTTTTGGAAAAAGGACGGAATATATATCCTGAAAACAAGGATTTGTTATTAGAGGAAATTGGATATTATCTTGCAAAAGGTAAGACAGATGAGTTGTTGGACAGATTCAATCAAGCCATAGAGTCCGATCCCGAAAATTCTAATTATTATTTTTACAGAGGCTCTTTGTTTCATCAAAAGAAAGATTATGCATCTGCCGAGAGAGATTATAGAAAAGCAATTGAACTAAATGAAAATAATATGGATGCTAAGTATAACCTTGGTGCAATGTTTATTGATCAAACGGTTCCAATTATTGAAAAGATGAATGCAAATGCTTCTAATTTTGCTTTGTACGATGATTTAGAAGCAAAAAAGTATGCTTTATATGAGAAGGCTTTACCTTACTTGAAAGAAGCATATGAGTCAGGTGAAATAAAAGAAAAAGAAGAAAAAATCAACCTGCTGACTATACTTCGTGATTTTTATAAATTTAAAAAGGATAGGACAAATATGGAGTACTATCAGAATGAGATTGAGAAAGTGAACTCAGGAAAGTAAGCAATCTACTTAAATGAACAAAGGTCGGTAGTGAATAATGCCGACCTTTGTTTTTTATTTTTAAGAGGGTAGAGAGCATGTGTTTCATAATTAAAATCAAATATATACTATTATTAAAGTTGCTTGAGGCAAGGTGCTTGTCCATTATTTGCTTTGTTGCAAATAGAGTTGTGTGAATTATATGGCTTGTTTTTGTGGGTGCTTGCGTTGTCAATTTTTTTATAACTCACTGATGACCCTTTTGTATTCTTATAGAATTTCCTCATTCATATATAATATTCTGAAGTAAATTGTGTGTATTTAGTTAAGTTGGCATGTATGGATAAAATTTTATAGCTTAAAGTCTGTATATCAATTTTTTGCCTAATATTGCAACCCTAAACTAAACAATTATATGAAGAAACAATTTTTAAACATCGTTATGGCAATGGCAGTGCCTTGCCTACTCTCTTTCCAGTCTTGTAAAAAAGAAGGAAACACAGCGACTTCAACACTAGGTCAGGCAACAATTACCGGTAGAATTACTGGTGATATTGATTTGACTAGCGGCAAAAAAGATGGTCTTTCAGGTGTAAAAGTAATTGCTAGAATTAACTTTTCAGATTTAAGCACTTCATCAGCACCTTCCGGTGTGAAAGTGTATGAAGCTACAACAAATGCAGATGGATATTATACTCTTAAAGTAGATGCCGGAAGCAAAGTTGTAAACGCAATGCTCGAGTTACCAAACAAAATTAATTTGGAACAAACTAAAGAAGATGGTTCAAAAGAAGTTGTAGAATTTATGATTAACGGTTCTGCTTCTCGTACTGTTACTTTATATAAAGGTCAAACTAAGACAGAAAATGAAGAATATACTTCTGAAAAATCACTTCCTATTGGTCTTGTAACTATAAAAGGAAAAGTTGAATATAGAAACGATTTGTGCGAAGCAGATCCTGACGATCAAGTTTCTAAGGTTCCTTCTGGAACTAAACTTGTTATTACTTGGACCGATGATGATTCAGAATCAAGAGAAGTAGTAATTAATGTAAAATCTGACGGTACTTATGAGTTTTCAGTTGAATCCAAGTCTGCTAGCAAAACTATAAAAGTACGTGGATTGAAATTCTTTGCTGATCAAAAATATGATGATGGTGGAGATTGTAAAACAGAAGTTGATTATGGTTACACAACAGTAACTACTTCATCTACTGTGAACAAGAATGAAACCAATATTGAGGATATTATCTTCGAATAATATTCTGTTATTTATCCACTAAAAATATAATAATCAGAAATATGAGAAAGATAATTTTAACGGCTTTGGTTCTTGGTGTGACTA
Proteins encoded in this window:
- a CDS encoding tetratricopeptide repeat protein, which translates into the protein MKKISITVLMFALLAFSGNVFAQSHKLTDAWFAMKNNDLVRAKQSIDEAYEHETTKGTAKMYYYRGLVYMQIAANAQDDVKFKELDSQASLKSAESFYQYLISTEKKKKGELEDVYANMLYSANFCLVDAGAFADKGQYQLAVKYAEAAYHLTLHDEKQNLKQNGITTNKALLSMYYYANEGGDRVNSRKFLNMLIDNKYDEPQLYIFLAQSYFQEGDSATGIQVLEKGRNIYPENKDLLLEEIGYYLAKGKTDELLDRFNQAIESDPENSNYYFYRGSLFHQKKDYASAERDYRKAIELNENNMDAKYNLGAMFIDQTVPIIEKMNANASNFALYDDLEAKKYALYEKALPYLKEAYESGEIKEKEEKINLLTILRDFYKFKKDRTNMEYYQNEIEKVNSGK